A region of Acidithiobacillus ferridurans DNA encodes the following proteins:
- a CDS encoding NADH-quinone oxidoreductase subunit C, with protein MTDALENLLQHLSDELGATLRTARLDRGELTVELSREGFSAACLLLRDDAACAFDLLVDVCGVDYSAYGEGLWEGPRFAVVYHLLSLKHRQRLRVRIFADDDLPIVPSVVEVWAAANWFEREAFDLYGVLFDGHPDLRRILTDYGFVGHPFRKDFPLVGTVEMRYDADQGRVVYEPTRTEERVVVPRIIREAGEGRYNARNQ; from the coding sequence ATGACTGACGCACTCGAAAATCTGCTCCAGCATCTCAGCGATGAACTGGGCGCGACACTGCGAACCGCGCGCCTGGATCGCGGCGAACTGACCGTGGAGTTGTCCCGTGAGGGCTTTTCTGCGGCATGTCTCCTGCTTCGGGATGATGCGGCCTGCGCCTTTGACTTGCTGGTAGATGTCTGCGGAGTGGACTACTCCGCCTATGGCGAAGGGCTCTGGGAGGGGCCGCGCTTTGCGGTGGTCTATCATCTGCTCTCCCTGAAGCACCGCCAGCGCCTGCGGGTACGTATTTTTGCCGATGACGATCTGCCCATCGTGCCATCCGTAGTGGAGGTCTGGGCAGCCGCCAACTGGTTTGAGCGTGAGGCCTTTGATCTTTACGGGGTTCTTTTTGACGGTCACCCCGATTTGCGGCGCATCCTTACGGACTACGGCTTTGTCGGCCATCCATTCCGTAAGGATTTTCCCCTGGTCGGTACGGTGGAAATGCGTTACGACGCGGACCAGGGCCGGGTGGTCTACGAGCCGACGCGCACCGAGGAGCGCGTGGTGGTACCACGTATCATCCGTGAAGCAGGGGAGGGTCGCTACAATGCCCGAAATCAATAA
- a CDS encoding NADH-quinone oxidoreductase subunit A, whose translation MLNHYLPVLIFLLVALVVGVTSLLMGSSLGPHRPDSEKLSPYECGFEAFEDARMKFDVRYYLVAILFILFDLEIAFLFPWAVVFDQIGMTGFLAMMLFLAILVVGFIYEWKKGALEWE comes from the coding sequence ATGTTGAACCACTATTTGCCAGTGCTCATATTTCTGCTCGTCGCATTGGTGGTTGGCGTAACCTCGCTGCTGATGGGTTCTTCGCTGGGGCCACACAGGCCGGACAGCGAAAAGCTCTCGCCGTATGAATGCGGGTTCGAGGCCTTTGAAGATGCGCGCATGAAATTCGACGTGCGCTACTATCTCGTTGCCATTCTTTTCATCCTCTTTGATCTGGAAATTGCCTTCCTCTTCCCCTGGGCGGTGGTCTTTGACCAGATCGGGATGACGGGTTTTCTGGCCATGATGCTATTCCTCGCCATTCTCGTGGTCGGTTTCATTTATGAATGGAAGAAGGGGGCGCTGGAATGGGAATAG
- the secG gene encoding preprotein translocase subunit SecG → MYTVLLVFQIIICLVLVGLVLIQKGQGADIGAVFGGGGSQTIFGARGAGNFLSHTTAVIGALFFLNSLGLAYLSDHSGSSVFSGIALPSKAPVTTSAPVAPIVAAPAQSVASAAGPVTSAASSVVAEKTPVKP, encoded by the coding sequence ATGTACACGGTGTTGCTGGTGTTCCAGATCATTATTTGTCTTGTTCTGGTGGGCCTTGTCCTGATTCAGAAGGGGCAGGGTGCCGATATTGGCGCGGTCTTCGGGGGCGGTGGCTCTCAGACGATTTTCGGAGCGCGTGGTGCGGGGAATTTTCTGAGCCATACTACGGCCGTGATCGGCGCGCTGTTTTTTTTGAACAGCCTTGGATTGGCCTATCTTTCCGATCACTCCGGCAGCAGTGTTTTTTCCGGCATCGCTCTGCCCAGCAAGGCGCCGGTGACGACGTCGGCGCCCGTAGCTCCCATCGTTGCTGCTCCGGCGCAGTCGGTAGCAAGCGCAGCGGGCCCGGTGACCAGTGCGGCTTCTTCTGTCGTCGCAGAAAAGACCCCCGTCAAGCCTTGA
- the folP gene encoding dihydropteroate synthase — protein sequence MGVLNITPDSFSDGGTYLSVDAALGRAQRMWEEGADIIDIGAESTRPGAPAVTQEEELRRLLPVLEAVAAEVPLPISIDTSKAAVMRAAWSLGAGLMNDVTALRTDPLALETIAGLGIPVCLMHMRGTPQNMQENTRYRDVVAEVKDFLFERVAQCVAAGIPRHHLLVDPGFGFAKDLQANRTLLRHLDDLASLEAPLLVGLSRKRMIGELSGVESASERVAGSVAAALWAVSRGASIVRVHDVAETVQALRVWRGLA from the coding sequence ATGGGAGTGCTCAATATCACTCCTGATTCCTTTTCGGATGGCGGTACCTATCTGTCTGTGGATGCCGCCCTCGGGCGCGCCCAACGGATGTGGGAGGAGGGTGCCGATATCATCGATATCGGGGCGGAATCCACCCGCCCTGGGGCGCCGGCGGTGACGCAGGAGGAAGAGCTGCGGCGACTTCTGCCGGTGCTGGAGGCGGTGGCGGCGGAGGTGCCGCTGCCCATTTCCATTGACACCAGCAAAGCCGCTGTCATGCGTGCAGCCTGGTCTCTGGGCGCAGGGCTCATGAATGACGTGACCGCGTTGCGTACTGATCCGCTGGCGCTGGAGACCATCGCAGGGTTGGGTATTCCCGTCTGTCTGATGCACATGCGGGGTACCCCGCAGAATATGCAGGAGAACACCCGTTACCGCGATGTCGTGGCAGAGGTGAAGGATTTCCTGTTCGAGCGTGTAGCACAGTGTGTCGCCGCAGGCATTCCCCGGCACCATCTGCTGGTAGATCCCGGCTTTGGTTTTGCCAAGGATCTGCAAGCAAATCGTACTTTGCTGCGCCATCTGGATGACCTTGCGTCCCTAGAGGCGCCGCTGCTTGTCGGTCTTTCCCGCAAACGCATGATCGGTGAGCTTTCTGGCGTAGAATCGGCTTCTGAGCGTGTGGCGGGCAGTGTTGCCGCGGCACTTTGGGCCGTGTCGCGCGGCGCCAGTATCGTACGCGTCCACGACGTCGCAGAAACGGTGCAGGCATTGCGGGTCTGGCGCGGATTGGCTTGA
- a CDS encoding NuoB/complex I 20 kDa subunit family protein, protein MGIEGLLEKGFVTTTIDTVVNWGRTGSLWPMTFGLACCAVEMMHAGAARYDLDRFGIVFRPSPRQSDVMIVAGTLVNKMAPALRKVYDQMPEPRWVVSMGSCANGGGYYHYSYSVVRGCDRIVPIDIYVPGCPPTAEALLFGLIQLQKKIRRTNTIAR, encoded by the coding sequence ATGGGAATAGAGGGCCTTCTTGAAAAGGGTTTCGTCACCACGACCATCGACACGGTAGTCAACTGGGGCCGTACCGGTTCCCTCTGGCCCATGACGTTCGGCCTCGCCTGCTGTGCAGTGGAGATGATGCACGCCGGGGCCGCGCGTTACGACCTGGATCGTTTCGGTATCGTCTTCCGTCCCAGTCCGCGCCAGTCCGACGTGATGATCGTTGCGGGGACGTTGGTCAACAAGATGGCCCCGGCCTTGCGCAAGGTCTATGACCAGATGCCGGAGCCGCGCTGGGTGGTCTCCATGGGTTCCTGTGCCAACGGCGGCGGTTATTATCACTATTCCTACAGCGTCGTGCGGGGCTGTGACCGCATCGTGCCGATAGATATCTATGTACCGGGTTGTCCGCCTACTGCTGAGGCCTTGCTTTTCGGCCTGATCCAGTTGCAGAAAAAAATCCGCCGCACCAATACCATTGCCAGGTGA
- a CDS encoding NADH-quinone oxidoreductase subunit D, which yields MPEINNFTMNFGPQHPSAHGVLRLVLELDGEVIERADPHIGLLHRATEKLAENKTYLQNLPYMDRLDYVSMLCNEHAYCLAVEKLLGVEVPVRAQYIRTLFDEITRILNHLLWLGAYALDVGAMSVFLYCFREREDLMDVYEAVSGARMHAAYYRPGGVYRDLPAQMPQYQPSPYRDAQRLQELNANRQGSMLDFIEDFARRFPTYVDEYETLLTDNRIWKQRTVGIGVVGPERAIQLGFTGPMLRSSGVAWDLRRTQPYAAYADLDFDIPVGKTGDCYDRYLVRVAEMRQSNRIIVQCVDWLRKNPGPVITDDFKIAAPSRETMKTSMEALIHHFKLFSEGMAVPAGEVYAAVEAPKGEFGIYMISDGANKPYRMKIRAPGFPHLAAMDEMARGHMIADVVAILSTMDIVFGEIDR from the coding sequence ATGCCCGAAATCAATAACTTCACCATGAACTTCGGGCCGCAGCATCCGTCTGCCCACGGTGTGCTGCGTCTGGTACTGGAACTGGACGGTGAAGTGATCGAGCGCGCCGATCCCCACATCGGTCTGCTGCACAGGGCTACCGAGAAGTTGGCGGAAAACAAGACCTATCTGCAGAACCTGCCTTATATGGATCGGCTCGATTATGTGTCGATGCTGTGCAACGAACACGCGTACTGTCTAGCGGTGGAGAAACTGCTCGGCGTCGAAGTGCCGGTTCGTGCCCAGTATATCCGTACCCTGTTCGACGAGATTACCCGCATTCTCAATCATCTGCTCTGGTTGGGTGCCTATGCCCTGGACGTCGGTGCCATGAGCGTCTTTCTTTACTGCTTCCGCGAGCGGGAAGACCTCATGGATGTCTATGAAGCGGTATCCGGCGCGCGCATGCATGCCGCCTACTATCGCCCGGGGGGGGTGTACCGCGACCTACCTGCACAGATGCCACAGTACCAGCCGTCTCCTTACCGTGATGCCCAGCGCCTGCAAGAGCTCAATGCCAACCGGCAGGGCAGCATGCTGGATTTCATAGAGGACTTCGCGCGCCGGTTCCCTACCTACGTGGACGAGTATGAAACCCTGCTGACGGACAACCGGATCTGGAAGCAGCGCACTGTGGGTATCGGTGTGGTGGGGCCGGAACGGGCCATCCAACTGGGCTTCACTGGCCCCATGCTGCGCTCTTCCGGTGTGGCTTGGGATCTACGGCGTACCCAACCCTACGCAGCGTATGCCGATCTGGATTTTGATATTCCGGTGGGTAAAACCGGGGACTGTTATGATCGCTATCTGGTCCGCGTCGCAGAGATGCGGCAGAGCAACCGGATCATTGTCCAGTGTGTGGATTGGCTGCGCAAGAATCCCGGCCCGGTGATTACCGATGATTTCAAGATTGCCGCGCCGTCCCGCGAAACGATGAAAACCAGCATGGAGGCGCTGATTCATCACTTCAAGCTTTTCTCCGAGGGCATGGCGGTTCCTGCGGGTGAAGTCTATGCCGCGGTGGAGGCTCCCAAGGGGGAGTTTGGCATTTATATGATTTCGGATGGTGCCAACAAACCCTACCGGATGAAAATCCGGGCACCCGGATTCCCGCATCTCGCCGCTATGGACGAGATGGCTCGGGGACATATGATCGCGGACGTGGTGGCTATTTTATCCACCATGGACATTGTTTTCGGCGAGATCGACAGGTAA
- the glmM gene encoding phosphoglucosamine mutase → MARKWFGTDGVRGQVGDSVIHPEWVLRLGWAAGHVLTADAPGRPRVVIGKDTRLSGYMLESALESGLAAAGVDVLLVGPLPTPAIAYLTRTLRADAGIVISASHNPYQDNGIKFFSGDGYKLPDAQEEAIEAWMDRPMALSASERLGKARRVDDAAGRYVEFCKTTFPADLDLRGIRLVLDCAHGANYKVAPMIFGELGATLDLLGAEPNGININDQVGSTHPEALRAAVLRTGADMGIAFDGDGDRLLLVDDRGELLDGDEILWLLARNMCQNGGLSGVVGTVMSNLALEQALAGCGVPMLRTPVGDRYVLEAMRRHGYPLGGESSGHIITPANTTGDGILAALRILAILRRSGVALAALREGYSAFPQVLKSVRMAGAQTLLDQSSAHQLIADAEDRLGGSGRLLVRPSGTEPVLRIMVEAASADMAADVAAALTSGLTKLALAGAVPRPRN, encoded by the coding sequence ATGGCCAGAAAATGGTTTGGGACCGACGGAGTACGTGGTCAGGTCGGTGATTCTGTTATTCACCCGGAATGGGTACTCCGCCTGGGCTGGGCTGCGGGGCACGTACTCACCGCCGACGCGCCAGGTCGGCCCCGGGTAGTTATCGGCAAGGATACCCGTCTGTCCGGATACATGCTGGAGTCTGCCCTGGAGTCCGGGTTGGCGGCGGCAGGCGTCGATGTTCTACTGGTCGGCCCCTTACCGACGCCGGCCATCGCCTATCTGACCCGTACCCTGCGCGCGGATGCCGGTATTGTGATCAGCGCCTCGCACAACCCTTATCAGGACAACGGCATAAAATTCTTCTCCGGAGACGGTTACAAGTTGCCGGATGCCCAGGAGGAGGCCATCGAAGCATGGATGGACCGGCCGATGGCGCTCTCGGCCTCGGAACGGCTGGGCAAGGCCCGGCGGGTGGATGATGCGGCGGGCCGTTATGTGGAGTTCTGTAAAACCACCTTTCCCGCCGACCTCGATCTGCGCGGAATACGTCTGGTGCTGGACTGTGCGCATGGCGCCAACTACAAAGTAGCGCCCATGATTTTCGGGGAGTTGGGAGCCACACTGGACTTGCTGGGAGCGGAGCCCAACGGCATCAATATCAATGATCAGGTGGGTTCCACTCACCCTGAAGCGCTGCGTGCTGCGGTGCTACGCACCGGCGCCGATATGGGCATTGCGTTTGATGGTGACGGTGATCGCCTGCTTCTGGTGGACGATCGGGGTGAGTTGCTCGACGGTGACGAAATTCTTTGGCTGCTGGCGCGAAATATGTGCCAGAACGGTGGGCTCTCCGGCGTGGTGGGTACGGTCATGAGCAACCTGGCCCTGGAGCAGGCGCTGGCCGGCTGTGGTGTGCCCATGCTGCGCACGCCCGTAGGTGACCGTTACGTACTGGAAGCCATGCGCCGCCATGGCTACCCGCTGGGTGGGGAGTCGTCGGGGCACATCATCACACCCGCGAACACTACCGGCGATGGCATCCTTGCCGCGCTGCGGATACTGGCCATTCTGCGCCGCAGCGGTGTGGCGCTGGCAGCCCTGCGGGAAGGCTATAGCGCTTTCCCCCAGGTGCTGAAAAGTGTGCGCATGGCTGGGGCACAAACGCTGCTCGATCAGTCATCGGCACACCAACTCATTGCGGATGCGGAGGATCGTCTGGGAGGAAGCGGGCGCCTGCTGGTGCGGCCATCCGGTACGGAACCGGTATTACGGATCATGGTCGAGGCAGCATCCGCTGATATGGCGGCGGATGTAGCCGCAGCGCTGACCAGTGGTTTAACCAAGCTGGCTCTTGCCGGTGCCGTCCCAAGACCACGAAATTGA